The following coding sequences are from one Plectropomus leopardus isolate mb chromosome 10, YSFRI_Pleo_2.0, whole genome shotgun sequence window:
- the asb1 gene encoding ankyrin repeat and SOCS box protein 1 → MADGPEADVDDPPSINFPPLITVSDLPSATAAGRNLKEWLQEQFCDKPLEQDDMRLHNAAYVGDLDTLRNLLQEDSFRRRINEKSVWCCGCLPCTPLRIAATAGHAACVAYLIAQGAEVDLVDVKGQTALYVAVVNGHLDCVRILLEAGADPNGSRHHRSTPLYHAARVGRLDILQELIRFHADVDMDHQLGPRLLLSARTLNTLVVCPLYISAAYHHLHCFRLLLQAGAQPDFNYTGPVCQEALTRGLASCLLDAVLRHGCEVAFIHLLLDHGANPALVPWDGSELEAPNRRKVDQEALRVFLEARRSPRRLTHLCRIRIRRAMGKNRLNSIPSLPLPQPIKNFLLHQN, encoded by the exons ATGGCGGACGGTCCAGAGGCTGATGTTGACGACCCGCCCAGTATCAACTTCCCTCCGCTCATCACTGTGTCTGATCTGCCCAGTGCCACTGCTGCAG GCCGTAACCTAAAGGAATGGCTCCAGGAGCAGTTCTGCGACAAACCTCTGGAGCAGGATGACATGCGGCTGCACAATGCAGCCTACGTTGGAGATCTGGACACCCTAAGGAATCTACTGCAGGAAGACAGCTTTAGACG GCGTATCAACGAGAAGTCTGTGTGGTGTTGTGGCTGTCTGCCGTGCACCCCTCTGCGGATTGCAGCCACAGCAGGACACGCTGCCTGCGTGGCCTATCTGATCGCCCAGGGAGCCGAGGTGGATCTAGTTGATGTAAAAGGTCAGACAGCCCTTTATGTCGCGGTGGTGAATGGTCACCTGGACTGCGTCAGGATCCTCCTTGAAGCCGGAGCCGATCCTAACGGAAGTCGGCACCATCGTAGCACCCCGCTGTACCATGCAGCACGAGTGGGAAGGCTGGACATACTGCAGGAGCTCATCAG GTTTCATGCTGATGTAGACATGGACCACCAGCTGGGTCCCCGGCTCCTCTTAAGTGCTCGCACCCTCAACACTCTGGTGGTGTGTCCTCTCTACATCAGCGCTGCCTACCACCACCTCCACTGTTTCCGGCTGCTGCTCCAGGCCGGCGCTCAGCCTGATTTTAACTACACAGGGCCCGTCTGCCAAGAGGCCCTGACTCGCGGCCTGGCCTCCTGCCTGCTGGATGCTGTGCTGCGACACGGGTGTGAGGTGGCCTTCATCCACCTGCTGCTGGACCACGGGGCCAACCCGGCCCTCGTGCCCTGGGACGGGTCAGAGTTGGAGGCTCCCAATCGGAGGAAGGTGGATCAGGAGGCACTCAGGGTCTTTCTGGAGGCGAGAA GAAGCCCTCGTAGGCTGACACACCTGTGTCGCATCAGGATTCGCAGAGCGATGGGCAAAAATCGTCTAAACAGCATACCGTCATTACCGCTACCACAACCAATCAAGAACTTCCTGCTTCACCAAAACTGA